The Candidatus Hydrogenedentota bacterium genome has a window encoding:
- a CDS encoding oligosaccharide flippase family protein, translating into MSRTESSEGRLARETARVGVNVGILFAARIIGMAMALVQSGIVFRALSLEGQGEFGAALGFASAFTVPATFGIQRLLVRDIARNRAIAWDYVWTGVVATGGLSAACLAAIWLLRMGSSLQSAAFWAGLWVVFFWAVQQPFESLLMAYERLGRIAAMNVVVGALKLLAVYLLLDFPDTATGGVGDPVHTATAARAHAVIALAHGAGLLICIALAIQTGGWQRPHLRPRAALAQIRASMPFAAAMLFSWVYFKSDIVLLEWFRGAREAGIYAPPQRLMEPLLMVASLWGTAVFPALCRLSHTDEAHYDHLKATSLRLALLLACPIGMGVAVLAHPIMLLLTGDEANAAESARVLQLLTLVVPLFYFNGIGQELLYAAGRNAYTVASLAAAAAVSLALNLVAIPRYGLLGLVAVAIAANFTVSACYWYGMRRDLARARLAGLILRSLFACAMMGAVAWWLAAWSLLLAVTGGAAVYFALHAVLGTLDADERAMFRHAVEALAQRFQRRR; encoded by the coding sequence ATGAGCCGCACGGAGTCCAGCGAAGGACGCCTCGCCCGCGAAACCGCACGCGTCGGCGTCAATGTCGGCATCCTGTTCGCCGCCCGAATCATCGGCATGGCCATGGCCCTCGTCCAAAGCGGGATCGTCTTTCGCGCGCTCTCCCTCGAGGGGCAGGGAGAGTTCGGAGCCGCCCTCGGCTTCGCCTCCGCCTTCACCGTCCCCGCCACCTTCGGAATCCAGCGCCTGCTCGTCCGCGATATCGCGCGAAACCGCGCCATCGCCTGGGACTACGTCTGGACCGGCGTCGTGGCCACCGGCGGCCTGTCCGCCGCATGCCTCGCCGCGATCTGGCTCCTGCGGATGGGCTCCAGCCTCCAGTCCGCCGCCTTCTGGGCCGGCCTCTGGGTCGTGTTTTTCTGGGCCGTGCAGCAGCCCTTCGAATCGCTGCTCATGGCCTACGAGCGCCTCGGACGTATCGCCGCCATGAACGTCGTCGTGGGCGCGCTCAAACTCCTCGCCGTCTACCTCCTGCTCGACTTCCCCGATACCGCAACCGGCGGCGTCGGCGATCCCGTCCATACCGCCACCGCCGCCCGCGCCCATGCCGTCATCGCGCTCGCCCACGGCGCCGGGCTCCTGATCTGCATCGCCCTGGCCATCCAGACCGGCGGCTGGCAGCGCCCGCACCTCCGGCCCCGCGCCGCCCTGGCCCAGATCCGCGCTTCCATGCCATTCGCCGCTGCCATGCTCTTCAGCTGGGTCTACTTCAAGTCCGACATCGTCCTGCTCGAGTGGTTTCGCGGTGCGCGGGAAGCCGGCATCTACGCCCCGCCCCAGCGCCTCATGGAGCCCCTGCTTATGGTCGCGTCCCTCTGGGGAACCGCCGTATTCCCCGCGCTCTGCCGCCTGTCGCACACCGACGAGGCGCACTATGACCACCTCAAGGCCACCTCCCTCCGGCTCGCGCTGCTGCTGGCCTGCCCCATCGGAATGGGCGTGGCCGTCCTCGCCCATCCCATCATGCTCCTCCTGACGGGCGACGAGGCGAACGCCGCCGAATCCGCGCGGGTCCTGCAGCTACTTACCCTCGTCGTGCCGCTCTTCTACTTCAACGGCATCGGCCAGGAATTGCTCTACGCCGCCGGGCGAAACGCCTACACCGTCGCGAGCCTCGCTGCCGCCGCGGCCGTCAGCCTTGCCCTGAATCTCGTCGCCATCCCGCGCTACGGCCTCCTGGGGCTCGTCGCCGTCGCGATCGCCGCGAACTTCACCGTCAGCGCCTGCTACTGGTACGGCATGCGCCGCGACCTGGCCCGGGCGCGCCTCGCCGGCCTCATTCTTCGCTCGCTCTTCGCCTGCGCCATGATGGGGGCCGTGGCCTGGTGGCTCGCCGCCTGGAGCCTCCTGCTCGCGGTCACCGGTGGAGCCGCGGTCTACTTCGCCCTGCACGCCGTTCTCGGCACGCTCGACGCGGACGAACGCGCCATGTTCCGGCACGCCGTCGAGGCGCTCGCGCAGCGTTTCCAGCGCCGCCGGTAA
- a CDS encoding trypsin-like peptidase domain-containing protein — translation MSQDPRLIAEARALLACIQVTRDPVEQNRLWNRYYRLSDSVFPEAAALRKRYRSLQGDARRRFKTEYMELVRRLWRAMDPAAAYEGPLTEEEVAASLQNPRAKRPPDYTPRTARRGSAPALRWAALLMLLAALAGGGIWAWQQALDRAAQPSPPVAAQIRLPAALLEVPEGDPAPPIATPEASPALPDEIPEPLDEIPEARIEAEVNADIQPVFTPMPDALRGRGDRLSSPGGDFEDVYIIEGKSQYYVRLPETGGVSTVRHEGASLQLSDDAAARDELLALWKENREAIARAEALREEEKLARMAAAHKALEHQRAARKRDQEAAAWRARAADWAALAPGQRHTARVRAHSDWRAIQGDAERLRDLYTNIARTYEYIGVADARMAELNQAYRRLARDFGPNMDVEGALLVYGWDREDILKQLAEWEREYYRLEARVNEKYPEYEARVNEIARLDEALPEDIRAAEEAGSWDAGPAGPGTSVGTGFIVAKGHILTCAHVVRGGGAIRVTDTGGNVHEARIVATDAANDWCLLEVSSIQGDPIPMAPGTPNVGATIYCLGYPLGGIRDNNDPIVGSGNIAATSRIDGDQRFLQITAPINPGNSGGPVLDQQGRWVGVVSQKLNDLHSLQTSQSVAQGLNYALKSSHIDPLIRTLSPVNLARGGGGHGTISLEQITKTASPSIVKIEVQ, via the coding sequence ATGTCACAGGACCCAAGGTTAATTGCCGAAGCGCGCGCCTTGCTCGCGTGCATCCAGGTCACCCGCGATCCCGTCGAACAGAACCGGCTCTGGAACCGCTACTACCGCCTCTCCGACAGCGTCTTCCCCGAGGCCGCGGCCCTGCGCAAGCGCTACCGGAGCCTCCAGGGCGACGCCCGGCGGCGATTCAAGACCGAATACATGGAACTCGTCCGCCGCCTCTGGCGCGCCATGGACCCTGCCGCCGCCTACGAAGGCCCCCTGACGGAGGAGGAAGTCGCCGCGTCCCTCCAGAACCCGCGCGCAAAGCGCCCGCCCGACTACACGCCGCGTACAGCCCGCCGCGGTTCAGCGCCCGCGCTTCGATGGGCCGCGCTGCTCATGCTCCTCGCCGCGCTCGCGGGCGGCGGAATCTGGGCCTGGCAACAGGCGCTCGACCGCGCCGCGCAACCGTCTCCGCCCGTTGCCGCGCAAATACGCCTGCCCGCCGCGCTGCTCGAAGTGCCCGAAGGCGACCCCGCGCCGCCCATCGCAACGCCCGAGGCGTCCCCCGCCCTCCCGGACGAAATCCCCGAGCCCCTCGACGAAATCCCCGAAGCCCGCATCGAAGCCGAGGTCAACGCCGACATCCAGCCCGTGTTCACGCCCATGCCCGATGCGCTGCGCGGCCGCGGCGACCGCCTTTCCAGCCCCGGCGGCGATTTTGAAGATGTATACATCATCGAAGGAAAATCGCAGTATTACGTTCGCCTCCCCGAAACCGGCGGCGTCTCTACGGTCCGGCACGAGGGCGCATCGCTCCAACTCAGTGACGACGCGGCGGCGCGCGACGAACTCCTGGCCCTGTGGAAGGAAAACCGCGAGGCCATCGCCCGCGCGGAGGCCCTCCGCGAAGAAGAAAAGCTCGCGCGGATGGCCGCCGCGCACAAGGCCCTCGAGCATCAGCGCGCGGCCCGCAAGCGGGATCAGGAAGCGGCCGCCTGGCGCGCCCGCGCGGCCGACTGGGCCGCGCTCGCGCCCGGGCAGCGACACACCGCCCGCGTCCGCGCGCACAGCGACTGGCGGGCGATTCAGGGGGACGCCGAGCGGCTGCGCGATCTTTACACCAACATCGCCCGCACCTACGAATACATTGGCGTGGCCGACGCCCGCATGGCCGAGTTAAACCAGGCCTACCGGCGGCTCGCGCGCGATTTCGGTCCGAATATGGACGTGGAGGGCGCGCTGCTCGTCTACGGTTGGGACCGCGAAGACATCCTCAAGCAGCTCGCCGAGTGGGAGCGCGAGTACTACCGCCTTGAGGCGCGGGTCAACGAGAAATATCCGGAATACGAAGCCCGCGTCAACGAAATCGCCCGGCTCGACGAGGCCCTTCCCGAAGACATTCGCGCCGCCGAAGAAGCCGGCTCCTGGGATGCCGGGCCCGCCGGGCCGGGAACCAGCGTCGGCACCGGGTTCATCGTCGCGAAAGGCCATATCCTCACCTGCGCCCATGTCGTCCGGGGCGGGGGGGCCATACGCGTAACCGACACCGGCGGCAACGTCCACGAAGCGCGCATTGTCGCCACCGACGCCGCCAACGACTGGTGCCTGCTGGAAGTCTCCAGCATCCAGGGCGATCCCATCCCCATGGCCCCCGGCACGCCCAATGTCGGCGCAACCATCTACTGCCTCGGCTATCCCCTCGGCGGCATCCGTGACAACAACGACCCCATCGTCGGCAGCGGCAACATCGCCGCAACCAGCCGCATCGACGGCGACCAGCGCTTTCTCCAGATCACCGCGCCCATCAACCCGGGCAACTCCGGCGGCCCCGTACTCGACCAGCAGGGGCGCTGGGTCGGCGTCGTATCGCAAAAACTCAACGACCTCCACAGCCTTCAGACCTCGCAGTCCGTCGCGCAAGGCCTCAACTACGCCCTGAAATCCTCCCACATCGACCCGCTGATTCGAACTCTCAGCCCCGTCAACCTCGCGCGCGGCGGCGGAGGCCACGGAACCATATCCCTCGAACAAATCACAAAAACCGCCTCCCCCTCGATCGTAAAAATCGAAGTGCAATAG
- the rfbD gene encoding dTDP-4-dehydrorhamnose reductase, translated as MNVLVLGAEGQLGQDLCGVFSDVTLHRADLDGDFHHLDITDAAATRALIVEAVKPDVVFNCAAAHNVPQCEQEPGLAFAVNAAGARNVAVACAAAGARLVHVSTDYVFGDGGARPFVEEDCPRPLSVYAASKLAGEHLIASVLDDHLVVRTAAIYGKSACRAKGGRNFIGTMLHLSSTRPEVKVVTDEITTPTYTLALARQMRLLAERGAPGTYHATCQGSCSWFDFARAIFEETGTETNLVPTTSAEFQSPVRRPAYSVLDNAHARAQGLDIMPPWREALKAYLAEVAAE; from the coding sequence GTGAATGTTCTTGTACTTGGCGCCGAAGGCCAGCTTGGCCAGGATCTGTGCGGGGTTTTTTCGGATGTTACGCTGCACCGCGCGGATCTCGATGGGGACTTCCACCACCTCGACATTACGGACGCGGCGGCGACGCGCGCGCTGATCGTGGAGGCCGTCAAGCCGGATGTGGTGTTCAATTGCGCCGCGGCGCACAATGTTCCCCAGTGCGAACAGGAGCCGGGCCTGGCGTTCGCGGTGAACGCGGCGGGCGCGCGCAACGTGGCGGTTGCGTGCGCGGCGGCGGGCGCGCGGCTGGTGCATGTGAGCACGGATTACGTTTTTGGCGATGGCGGCGCGCGCCCCTTTGTGGAGGAGGACTGCCCGCGCCCGCTGAGCGTGTATGCGGCGAGCAAGCTTGCGGGCGAGCACCTGATCGCGTCGGTGCTGGACGACCACCTGGTCGTGCGGACGGCGGCGATCTATGGTAAGTCGGCGTGCCGGGCGAAGGGGGGCCGCAATTTCATCGGCACGATGCTGCACCTGTCGTCCACGCGGCCGGAGGTCAAGGTGGTCACGGACGAGATCACGACGCCGACCTATACGCTGGCGCTGGCTCGGCAGATGCGGCTGCTGGCGGAACGGGGCGCGCCCGGAACGTACCACGCGACGTGCCAGGGATCGTGCTCCTGGTTTGATTTTGCACGGGCCATCTTTGAGGAAACGGGGACGGAGACGAACCTGGTTCCCACGACGTCCGCCGAGTTTCAGTCGCCCGTGCGCCGCCCGGCGTATTCGGTGCTGGACAATGCGCACGCCCGCGCGCAGGGGCTGGACATCATGCCGCCTTGGCGCGAGGCACTGAAGGCCTATCTGGCGGAGGTCGCGGCGGAGTGA
- a CDS encoding iron-containing alcohol dehydrogenase, protein METLGWHSLGTAFDCRCGERHALPIERCTVGPGAARRLAEFARERCGDTCLLVADENTLDAAGEQVHAALFNAGVRVKDKTYPADPLEATQEQADIVAASGQHQDFYVVVGSGSLSDLAKDAGSKQDKPVLLYPTAASMNGYTSAIVALKVHGLKRTLPCRPALGVFTDPEVVATAPQRMTAAGVADFLSKCSSAADWRAAHLLRGGYYCDRPREFNEGIQERIFDEVEAIGQGEPEGVQLVMEALLLSGFGMVIAGSSAPASGGEHLISHYLDMKHALYDTGQDLHGAQVGVATIHTLDLWERVLALDPRLLDAEALWEAQPAETDIEAVILEDWGDQVGREVLQQWREKRLDREAFLREIAAFQSMHDRLRNETARELQPAGVVSECIRACGGPVTPDDLSISRVEYDNALARSRYLRNRFTILDLAAELGLG, encoded by the coding sequence ATGGAAACCCTCGGATGGCACAGCCTCGGAACCGCATTTGACTGCCGCTGCGGGGAACGCCACGCGCTCCCCATCGAGCGTTGCACGGTCGGCCCGGGCGCGGCGCGGCGGCTGGCGGAATTCGCCCGGGAGCGTTGCGGGGATACGTGCCTGCTTGTGGCGGACGAGAACACGCTGGACGCGGCGGGGGAACAGGTGCACGCGGCGCTTTTCAACGCGGGTGTGCGGGTAAAGGACAAGACGTACCCGGCGGATCCGCTGGAGGCGACGCAGGAGCAGGCGGATATCGTGGCGGCGTCCGGCCAGCACCAGGATTTCTACGTGGTCGTGGGGTCGGGATCGCTTTCGGATCTGGCGAAGGACGCGGGCAGCAAGCAGGATAAGCCCGTGCTCCTCTACCCGACGGCGGCCTCGATGAACGGCTACACGTCGGCGATTGTGGCGCTGAAGGTGCACGGGCTGAAGCGCACGCTGCCGTGCCGCCCGGCGCTGGGCGTGTTTACCGATCCGGAGGTGGTGGCGACGGCGCCGCAGCGGATGACGGCGGCGGGGGTCGCGGATTTTCTTTCGAAGTGCTCTTCGGCGGCGGACTGGCGCGCGGCGCACCTGCTCCGGGGCGGGTACTATTGCGATCGGCCCCGGGAGTTCAATGAAGGGATCCAGGAGCGTATTTTCGACGAAGTGGAGGCCATCGGCCAGGGGGAGCCGGAGGGGGTTCAGCTGGTGATGGAGGCGCTGCTGCTGAGCGGCTTCGGGATGGTGATTGCGGGATCGTCCGCGCCGGCATCGGGCGGCGAACACCTGATCTCGCACTATCTCGACATGAAACACGCGCTTTACGATACGGGCCAGGACCTGCACGGGGCGCAGGTGGGCGTGGCCACGATACACACGCTGGACCTTTGGGAGCGCGTGCTTGCGCTGGATCCCCGCCTGCTGGACGCGGAGGCGCTCTGGGAGGCCCAGCCCGCCGAGACGGATATCGAGGCGGTCATTTTGGAGGACTGGGGAGACCAGGTGGGACGCGAGGTGTTGCAGCAGTGGCGCGAGAAGCGCCTGGATCGCGAGGCCTTTCTGCGGGAGATTGCGGCGTTTCAATCGATGCATGATCGGCTTCGAAACGAAACGGCGCGGGAGTTGCAGCCCGCCGGCGTCGTTTCGGAGTGCATCCGCGCGTGCGGCGGGCCGGTCACGCCGGATGATCTCTCGATTTCGCGGGTGGAATATGACAACGCGCTTGCGCGATCGCGGTACCTCCGCAATCGCTTCACGATTCTGGACCTGGCGGCGGAGCTCGGCCTGGGGTGA
- a CDS encoding glycosyltransferase family 4 protein, protein MSLSIAADLSCLASRPMTGVGYYTRHLFESLLRDQPGVDLRVLVSAARPLPPDLAAWRQRAARYRALRFPTRWKNALWTGPEWPPMSALLGHTDIVHGAFHLLPPSRSAMRVVTVFDLAGMRRENVHEDAALALHRRLLEHAAPRAGAIIAISHSGRADVIELLGADPDRVHVVPGGVDLAEFDAPLDEAMLAALKARLGIDRPYLIHLGTLEPRKNLPRLIQAYARLRERHPDMPQLVLAGGKGWMYGPIFAAIEANKLAGAVIWTDYLPRAEAVTLLRGALGCAYPSLYEGFGLPALEAMAARVPVLASDVSSLPEVVGETGILVDPVSEERLVDGLERLVFDETGRAARIAAARARAETMTWTHSAQALLAAYRAVLDRP, encoded by the coding sequence GTGTCCCTCTCCATTGCCGCGGATTTAAGCTGCCTCGCCTCGCGCCCCATGACCGGCGTCGGCTACTACACCCGCCATCTCTTCGAGTCTCTGCTGCGCGATCAGCCCGGCGTCGACCTGCGCGTCCTGGTCTCCGCCGCGAGGCCCCTCCCGCCGGACCTCGCCGCCTGGCGCCAACGCGCGGCCCGCTACCGCGCCCTGCGCTTCCCAACGCGCTGGAAAAACGCCCTCTGGACAGGACCCGAATGGCCCCCGATGTCCGCGTTGCTCGGCCATACCGATATCGTGCACGGCGCCTTCCACCTCCTGCCGCCGTCGCGTTCCGCCATGCGCGTAGTAACCGTCTTCGACCTGGCCGGGATGCGGCGCGAGAACGTGCACGAGGACGCCGCACTCGCCCTGCACCGCCGCCTCCTCGAACACGCCGCGCCCCGCGCCGGCGCGATCATCGCTATCTCCCACAGCGGCCGCGCGGACGTCATCGAACTGCTCGGCGCGGATCCCGATCGCGTTCACGTCGTTCCCGGCGGGGTCGATCTCGCCGAGTTCGACGCGCCGCTGGACGAGGCGATGCTGGCCGCCCTCAAGGCGCGCCTCGGCATCGATCGCCCCTACCTCATCCACCTGGGGACGCTGGAGCCCCGAAAGAACCTCCCCCGCCTGATCCAGGCCTATGCCCGCCTGCGCGAGCGCCATCCCGATATGCCGCAACTCGTGCTCGCCGGCGGCAAGGGTTGGATGTACGGCCCCATATTCGCCGCGATCGAAGCCAACAAACTCGCGGGCGCCGTAATTTGGACGGACTACCTCCCGCGCGCGGAAGCCGTCACGCTCCTCCGCGGCGCGCTCGGCTGCGCCTATCCATCGCTCTACGAGGGCTTCGGCCTGCCCGCCCTGGAAGCCATGGCCGCGCGCGTTCCCGTCCTCGCCTCGGACGTATCCTCGCTGCCCGAGGTGGTGGGGGAGACCGGCATCCTCGTGGACCCCGTCTCGGAGGAACGCCTCGTGGATGGGCTGGAGCGGCTCGTATTCGACGAAACCGGCCGCGCCGCCCGCATCGCCGCGGCGCGCGCCCGCGCGGAAACCATGACCTGGACCCACAGCGCGCAGGCCCTCCTGGCGGCCTACCGCGCCGTGCTGGATCGCCCATGA
- a CDS encoding Gfo/Idh/MocA family oxidoreductase, whose translation MKTSRRTFLKAATALSAAPFILPSSIRAAEVKPNARIGLGFIGMGKQNKHLMENFLRHPACRTLAVCDVDTTRREAAQARVNEYYTGNPEAGAPECAAYNDFMELIARDDIDAVCIATPDHWHAIQVIEALKSGKDVYCEKPLTHNVHESVAIIEAVEKYGRVLQTGSMQRSMEEFRVACELVRNGAIGKISHVDCNFGTPGIPCDLPEEPMEPGLDWDRWIGPGPMRPYNSVLSPRGLHDHFPMWRLYKEYGGGMVCDWGAHHLDIAQWGLDMDDSGPVRVTPPEDPNAQYGAVMRYRNGIEVTHVESGFGAHFHGSEGEVKVNRGRFEFWRGGEKIAGFTSREDGGSLEQAIVFVDKEYLSDPKVKLYRSTNHIKDFIDCVQARTKPITNEIVGGRTAICCHLMNQAYYNRETIKWKPKRMRFAWRGGEKAWLTRDYRAPWTV comes from the coding sequence ATGAAGACCAGCCGCAGAACCTTTTTGAAGGCCGCGACCGCCCTTTCGGCGGCGCCCTTCATCCTCCCTTCCAGTATTCGGGCCGCCGAGGTAAAGCCAAACGCGCGCATCGGCCTGGGCTTCATCGGGATGGGCAAGCAGAACAAGCATCTCATGGAGAATTTCCTGCGCCATCCCGCGTGCCGCACGTTGGCGGTGTGCGACGTGGACACGACGCGCCGCGAGGCCGCGCAGGCGCGGGTTAACGAATATTACACGGGCAACCCGGAAGCGGGCGCGCCGGAATGCGCGGCGTACAATGATTTCATGGAGCTCATCGCGCGCGACGATATCGACGCGGTGTGCATCGCGACGCCGGATCACTGGCACGCGATCCAGGTTATCGAGGCGCTGAAGTCGGGCAAGGATGTGTATTGCGAGAAGCCGCTGACGCACAATGTCCACGAATCGGTGGCGATCATCGAGGCGGTGGAGAAATACGGCCGGGTGTTGCAGACGGGATCGATGCAGCGTTCGATGGAAGAGTTCCGGGTGGCGTGCGAGCTGGTGCGCAATGGCGCGATCGGCAAGATCAGCCACGTGGATTGCAATTTCGGAACGCCGGGGATCCCGTGCGACCTGCCGGAAGAGCCGATGGAGCCGGGGCTCGACTGGGACCGCTGGATCGGGCCGGGGCCGATGCGCCCTTACAATTCCGTGCTCAGCCCGCGCGGGCTGCACGACCACTTCCCGATGTGGCGGCTGTATAAGGAGTATGGCGGCGGCATGGTGTGCGACTGGGGCGCGCACCACCTGGACATCGCGCAGTGGGGCCTGGACATGGACGACAGCGGGCCGGTGCGCGTGACGCCGCCGGAGGATCCGAATGCGCAGTATGGCGCGGTGATGCGCTACCGCAACGGGATCGAGGTGACGCACGTGGAGAGCGGGTTCGGCGCGCACTTCCACGGGTCCGAAGGCGAGGTGAAGGTCAACCGCGGGCGCTTCGAGTTCTGGCGCGGCGGCGAGAAGATTGCGGGCTTCACGAGCCGGGAGGATGGCGGGTCGCTCGAACAGGCGATCGTGTTTGTGGACAAGGAATACCTGTCGGATCCGAAGGTGAAGCTGTACCGCAGCACGAACCACATCAAGGACTTCATTGACTGCGTGCAGGCGCGGACAAAGCCGATCACGAACGAGATTGTGGGCGGGCGCACGGCGATCTGCTGCCACCTGATGAACCAGGCGTATTATAACCGCGAGACGATCAAGTGGAAGCCGAAGCGGATGCGCTTCGCGTGGCGCGGCGGCGAGAAGGCGTGGCTCACGCGCGACTACCGCGCGCCGTGGACCGTCTGA